Proteins co-encoded in one Acidobacteriota bacterium genomic window:
- a CDS encoding PilZ domain-containing protein, which produces MTETDLSDARLPSERRTSDRKKLIVDVRFEGGDGTGIANTRDIGSGGLYMTTTAPLDVGTPIVMALNIGERSMNILGTVVYSDPGHGVGVRFKDLSADDETFLSEIA; this is translated from the coding sequence ATGACTGAAACAGACCTCAGTGACGCACGTCTGCCCTCCGAACGGCGTACCTCCGACCGTAAAAAGCTGATAGTTGACGTCCGCTTCGAAGGCGGCGATGGCACCGGCATTGCAAACACGCGCGATATCGGCTCGGGCGGCTTGTATATGACAACCACTGCCCCGCTCGACGTCGGCACGCCGATCGTAATGGCTCTTAACATTGGCGAACGCTCGATGAATATTCTAGGCACGGTCGTTTACTCGGACCCGGGCCATGGCGTCGGAGTCAGATTCAAGGACCTAAGTGCCGACGATGAGACATTCTTAAGTGAAATAGCATAA
- a CDS encoding carboxylate-amine ligase, giving the protein MFDQFTLGIEEEFQIVDPTTRELKSHVSEILEEGKLLLGEKIKPEMIQSMIEVGTGVCANIKEAREDLSTLRCIISSLAQKKGMAIVAASTHPFSKWSEQEIYDGDRYKLLVDELQMVARSLLIFGLHVHVGIPDMEKRIQVMNAARYFLPHVLALTTSSPFWLGFNTGLKSYRSEVFKKFPRTEIPDTFESYAQYQAYVDLLVKMNCIQNGSKIWWDVRPHHLFPTLEFRICDIPTRVDDTIAIAALFQAIVAKLMVLNDGNLGFRIYHRRLILENKWRAIRYGLDGMMLDLGKQKEVPARDLIRELLEFVDDVVDPLDSRHEIEHIHTILDRGTSADEQLRVYEETGGDFNAVVDMLMVNTLENVPAECFGQK; this is encoded by the coding sequence ATGTTTGATCAATTCACGCTTGGCATCGAGGAAGAATTTCAGATCGTTGATCCTACAACGCGCGAGTTAAAATCGCATGTTTCTGAGATCCTCGAGGAAGGCAAGCTGCTGCTTGGTGAGAAGATCAAGCCTGAAATGATCCAGTCGATGATCGAGGTCGGTACTGGCGTTTGCGCAAACATTAAGGAAGCGCGTGAAGACCTTTCGACGTTGCGGTGCATCATTTCGAGCCTTGCACAGAAGAAGGGAATGGCCATCGTCGCTGCATCGACGCATCCTTTTTCGAAGTGGTCCGAACAGGAGATCTACGACGGTGATCGATATAAATTACTGGTTGACGAATTGCAGATGGTGGCCCGCAGCCTGCTGATCTTTGGGCTCCACGTCCATGTCGGTATTCCCGATATGGAAAAACGTATTCAGGTTATGAATGCGGCCCGTTATTTCCTGCCGCATGTTCTGGCTTTGACGACATCGTCGCCATTTTGGCTGGGTTTCAACACGGGGCTGAAATCATATCGGTCCGAGGTTTTCAAGAAATTCCCGCGTACCGAGATACCCGACACGTTCGAATCTTATGCGCAATATCAGGCTTATGTTGACCTGCTGGTCAAGATGAACTGCATCCAGAATGGGTCGAAGATCTGGTGGGATGTGCGTCCGCATCATCTTTTCCCAACACTCGAATTTCGTATTTGCGACATCCCGACCCGAGTTGATGACACGATCGCGATCGCTGCTTTGTTCCAGGCGATCGTTGCGAAATTGATGGTGCTCAACGACGGCAATCTCGGTTTCCGCATCTATCATCGCCGGTTGATCCTCGAAAATAAATGGCGGGCGATCCGCTACGGGCTTGACGGTATGATGCTCGATCTGGGCAAACAGAAAGAGGTTCCGGCGCGGGACCTGATACGCGAACTGCTTGAATTTGTTGACGATGTGGTCGACCCGCTCGATTCGCGTCATGAGATCGAGCATATTCATACGATCCTTGATCGCGGCACCTCGGCCGATGAGCAGCTTCGCGTATACGAGGAAACCGGCGGCGACTTTAACGCTGTTGTGGACATGCTCATGGTCAACACGCTCGAGAATGTGCCAGCTGAGTGTTTC